The following proteins come from a genomic window of Miscanthus floridulus cultivar M001 chromosome 2, ASM1932011v1, whole genome shotgun sequence:
- the LOC136527900 gene encoding expansin-B6-like, with translation MAAAAVISISSSKVAALAALFVVLAMYAEAASPNGGWQAAKATWYGAPNGAGPDDNGGACGFKNTNQYPYMSMTSCGNQPLFKDGKGCGACYQIRCLNSTHDACSGRAKRVIITDMNYYPVSKYHFDLSGTAFGAMAKTGLNDKLRHAGILDIQFRRVPCNYKGLNVNFRVQVGSNPNYFAVLVQYAGKDGAVAQLDLMETDTATGKPTGVWTPMRVSWGAVWRLDTKRPLQPPFSLRVRNGSGKTLVASNVIPAYWKPLTDYPSSVQFP, from the exons atggccgccgccgccgtgatcTCCATCTCCTCCTCAAAGGTGGCTGCACTCGCTGCACTGTTCGTGGTGCTCGCGATGTACGCCGAGGCGGCGAGCCCCAACGGCGGCTGGCAGGCGGCCAAGGCCACCTGGTACGGCGCGCCCAACGGCGCCGGCCCTGACGACAACG GTGGCGCGTGCGGGTTCAAGAACACCAACCAGTACCCGTACATGTCCATGACGTCCTGCGGCAACCAGCCGCTGTTCAAGGACGGCAAGGGCTGCGGCGCATGCTACCAG ATACGGTGCCTCAATAGCACCCACGATGCTTGCTCCGGCAGAGCGAAGCGTGTGATCATCACCGACATGAACTACTACCCGGTGTCCAAGTACCACTTCGACCTCAGCGGCACAGCGTTCGGCGCCATGGCCAAGACCGGGCTCAACGACAAGCTCCGCCACGCGGGCATCCTCGACATCCAGTTCCGGCGGGTGCCCTGCAACTACAAGGGCCTGAACGTCAACTTCCGCGTCCAGGTGGGGTCCAACCCGAACTACTTCGCGGTGCTGGTGCAGTACGCGGGCAAGGACGGCGCCGTGGCGCAGCTGGACCTGATGGAGACCGACACGGCGACCGGCAAGCCGACGGGCGTGTGGACGCCGATGCGCGTGTCGTGGGGCGCCGTCTGGCGCCTCGACACCAAGCGCCCGCTGCAGCCGCCCTTCTCGCTGCGCGTCCGGAACGGCTCCGGCAAGACGCTGGTGGCCAGCAACGTCATCCCGGCCTACTGGAAGCCGTTGACCGACTACCCCTCCTCCGTCCAGTTCCCCTAG